The Choloepus didactylus isolate mChoDid1 chromosome 24, mChoDid1.pri, whole genome shotgun sequence DNA window CTTAATTCCCTTCTGCACACAGTGTCCACGTTCCGCCTGTCCTTCTGCAAGTCCCATCGCGTGGACCAGTACTACTGTGACATCCCACCAGTGGTGGCTCTCTCCTGTTCCTCCACATATGTGGCAGAGATgcttgttttggtggaaggaggTGTCCTGGGGACGGTTCCCATACTGATCACCTTTATCTCTTATATGCACATCATATCCACCATCCTAAAGATCCGGTCATCTGAAGGGAAACGCAAGGCCTTCTCCACATGCACTTCTCCCCTCCTTGTCGTGGGTCTGTTTTATGGCACATTAATGTTTACCTACATCCACCCCTCCTCCAATCAACACTCCCCAGGCAGAACCAGGCTCATCTCCATGCTGTCTAGTGTTATCACCCCATTGTTAAACCCCATCATCTACAGCTTGAGAAACACAGAGGTTAAAGAAGCAATCAAAAGGTTTCATGTCGTACCACATGTTTATAGCAAGCATAGTGTTGACAAAAAGAATTTAGTTAGCACTCTGCTTAGAATAAAGTCATAGGAGGAATTGGGAGAATTAATAGGAAGATACCTATATCTAGATTCCTATATAGTACCAACAGTTATGTTTATATAGGAGTTGCACATACAATTACACACATACATAGACTTAGATACTTAGTGTGATGTCTATGCATGCATATCTATTTCCATgcctacaaaaaataaaatattgccaaccaaaaatAGAATTTGGGGGAGTCAAAGAGGAAActgctaataaaaataataaaattgctaTAAGGGGCCTGTTTTAAGTAAATGTTGGATATCTGCTCACATTACTTATGACCATATCCATGGCCAATAGTAttcctatatctatatctatgtaaccatatatgtatgtgtatatacatatgtatatataatttgtaatttatatctgtatctatatctgcttttattctatttctatctttatataaAACTATCTGTAGGTATTCCTTTTACTTTCCTTTACCTTAATTGCCTACATTCTTATATTCATATGCCACTTtaatattctcttttcactttttctcttctttaacttTGGTGTCCATTTACTCTATATTTCtccccttttccccttttcctctgaCCACATCCATTCTCATTGCTACCCAACCACCAAGTAGAGCActtacatttctgcatttctgattttagatAACTAATTCATTTGAGCACATTATGTTTTGATGTCAACAGGCAAAACCTgataatatcatcctctaccatGTACAAAGGTACATAAATCCTTTTATAGTTTACCctaaatttctattgtttccaTCAATATGTCCTGTCTCCTCAGACTAAAATTGTGGAAATTAGGCTATGCTTTTCCTTTAAGTTTAACACTTGCATTCATTATGAACAAAGAGTTATCCATTCTGACTCTGGGTTGCTCACAGTTTTCACCTGATTTTCTCAATATGTCAACTCTAGAAAACAACAGAGTCCCAATGGACTACTGCATATATTATGTGCAATTTTCAGTCAACAACAACATATAATCTTCTCCATAATATACCTAAACTCTATGTATTCCCGTTACTTTCTTTAAAGTTGTCTCCAAGCTGGACGTCCCTTTCATTTGGGTTAATTATTAATGACAATAACTGCTTATTCCACATTTGCTCGCTGTTCAACCCCAGCATTCAGTGCCTTCTCCCTTCCTGTCAGCCACCTTGTGAACCTCCTTTGCAGCTACGTGCAGTGCCCCATCACTACTGAAGTGTTCTTACGGTGCTCAGTGTCCGCTGTTCTTTCTTCATCTGTTGATCTTTCAGTCCTTATTGCTTAACGGCCTTTTCCTGTGTGACTTTGCCCCCTTCTAGAAGCTGTAAATACTTTGAAATGCCAAAATGGCATCAAGTACATTTTCCAATTCAGCAATATTTGAATATGTATCTTGTAAAATTTTCCAATATATTTACAGAAGTTCTTGCTCAAATATCTGTTAGACAGAGTGTAAAATCCATACACacttgaataaagaaaataaattacaattgTACATActtgatatttattttgtatggtgctttaattttattttgtatagcACAATTATAGAATGTGATAACAAATAATCAAGTAAAACTCATATAATCATCATGGACTATTTTAATGAAACATATAATATGAAGTAAAATATTCAAACTCAACTACTCCTTCTGTCCAGGTGCCTGAAACACAGACTGGTCAGAACTTGCACCATAAACACAACTGGGGGCATTTTTGTGAGAATAAAAACTTCAGCATTCTCCATAGAATTTAAAAAAGATGTAGAGAGACATTGTAAAACATTTGAAATGTGTATGGTACAATCCAAAACTCCTTGGAAtataaagataaaggaaaacttcAACTCACAAAGGTAAAGGGAATTTAGAAAATTTCAATATTGAGGTGACATATATGATGGAACTATATGAGACAGAATTTAAAGCAGCTGTTGTAAAAATGCTCAAATAAGTAAAGATAAACTCTCTTGAAATTAATGGAACTTAGAAagactaaaaggagaaataggagGAATCAATGGggattttggaatttaaaaatatattaactgaattttaaagaaacaaattatatGGGCTGGTAAACAGAATGGAggtcaaagaggaaatttcaGAATACTTgggagagataaagagaaattatTCAAACTCAACAGGGATATacaattctttgaaaaaaattaacagtgtCTTAGGAACCTGTGGGGCAAAAACTAAAGGGCTTACAGTCCAATCACTTGGGGctcaaaggaaggagaaagagtaatgaaaaacataaaataataaaataatatataatgtaattaacaaaggattaatggatgaaagaaaacatttactgatttggagaaagaaaaacatttatcaTTTCCGGAAGCTAAAGGAATTTTAGCTAGCATGAAACCAAAGATATAGGGAAATAACACATCATAAAATAACTTCTATattccaaagacaaagaaaaatcttgaaagcaaacACAGAAAATGAAGCAATATGATTCAAAGGAATGTAGAGCCCTATCAGTAACCATGCAGtacagaagaaaatgaagcagaACCTTTAGAAAGCTgaatgaaaataatgttttatccAAAACTTAAAGAGTAAAAATAGCTTTAAGAAATTGTTATGGTAATTCAATGTATCAAATTGTCTGTTATCCCgtccaggtgtttggtcaaaCTGGCTTACTTGTTACTGTGAATGGACTTTGTAGATTGGATTTGCATTACCATCAGTCAGCTGCATGCACAAATCAACCAAGGAAGATTGTCTTTAGTTCCTTGGGTAATCTAGTCATCCAATCACTTGGGAGTATTCAGACAAAGTACTTCAACATCCCCTTTGTTAGAGAATCTAGATAAGAGTATTCTCTGTGAAGTACAGTCTTGCCAacttctcttttgtttctgtttcttgagaATAATGGGACTAATAGAGGAATGCAggtgaaataaataattttcggataaagtaaaataaagatttCACTGTTAGCACACACAATGTAAAATAATGCCTACAAGAAGTTATTTAGACAGAAGGGAAATGATACGAGAAAGAATTCTGTTTATATCAGCAATGAAAGAATGGCAACTGAAATGCTACATCTGTgtaaatataatggaatatttttcctggaTTTCTTCAATATATTTTGGTTGCTGAAGCACAAAATACACGGCACTGTTTCATGGGGTTTATAACAgatgtaaatattaaaaattaagacaACTGAAACAGATGGGAAACAAAATTTTTCTAAGTTGTCATAAATTTCTACATTCTACTTACAATGGTAAAAATGTCGATTCTATCATGACTGTGAAAATTAATGTATGTAGTTGTGATAGAAAACTTCTGAAAATGATCCACCATAGATTTTTGCCCTATTCACGAGAACATGATAATGTGATTAGTTATCACACCAATGATTGTGTTTCATGGTGCAGTTCACCTTAAATAGGAATATCATCCTGAATTATGTAGTGGAGCCCATGTAATTGCATGGGCAATAAAAAGCAAAGAGCTTTCTCTAGCTGGTGGCAGAGGAGGAAGTCAGAAACACGGGACATGTGAGCAGGACTCAACACAGTGTTGCTGACTTTGAAGCTATACGGGCCAGGTTTGAAGGAAAGCAGGTGGTTTGAAGGAGCCAAGTGAGTCCTAATTGGCAGCCTGCAAGGAAACTGAGACCTCAGTCTAGGCAAGGAGCTGGATTCTTCCAAAAACATGAATGAAAGTGGAAGCAGTTTCTTTTGTAGAGTTTCTAGCAGGTAACAGACCCCAaaagacaccttgattttagccttcaGTGATTATGGGCATAAAATTCGCTATTGACTTTCTGGAATAAGTTAGAGAGTGGAAAATGAATTGAAAATCCAGGAAAATCAGAAATTTGCCATAATCAGAAGTTTGCAATAAACCTTGTCTTTCAAGTCTGGTACAAAATTTAGGAGATCCCTACGACTCCCTTCAGGTTCCATAATTCATTAGATTCCAGAAGCAATACTAGTTTAGTTACTGACCCCCACTCAGTGTAATCCCATTCAAGTAGGGCAGAGTTACATAGATATGGAACTAGTGGTCTATATTGACCACTAAAAACATGACTGCATTTACTGTCAATGCCAATAGTCAGATGATGTGAATAAACAATCCAAACTATCAGTCCCCTAGGAATTTTAACATAAAAGTTCAAAggtatatttacattttcttccttAGGGATCATCCCAGCTCCCAGCACCACCAGTTGCAGTCCTGGTCCAGGGACTACTGAATCATTgaggaaaaatgaagttgtggtgataaagataaaaagaaaaataaaaggttgaGGTGACATGAGAGAGAACTGTATGATCCTCCCAACCCTTTTTCCTTCAAACCTCCAGAAAAGTAGAGGGTCCATCTACAGGGGATCCTTCCATAGTCAACTTCAGATTGGATGGAAGGTCACGCTCAGGGAGGCATGTAAGGTGACCCTTCATGCTTTTATATCCCCCatattagaaaacaaatattctaatTGACCATTCCAATCTCTCTTCAACTATTACTGTGAGGACCACACACAACAGTGTATGTCCATTGGATATGATATCTCTTTGCTCATTTTTGTACACTATGAGCTGTAAACTGTGTTCCTTGGTCTGAGGAAATTTTACTTGGCGATCCCCGTTGGTACAGTACCTGTTGTTCCTGTCCTTTATCATACTCTGAGCGTTTGTGTCTGCCTCTGGACATGCAAGTCTCACCCACAAGTTTCTGTTTTGGGaatgatccatttttattttccaggtGCTGCTAGCATCAGTCTGACTTGCCATCTTTGTGCAGGAACTTCTCCCTGGGAGTCTTCCCATGGCTATCAACAATCTCCTATTTTCTTGGGAGACAGAACAATTTCTAATGGCATTTTGTGCCTTGGAGGTTGCAAGCAGAACATATCTAAATTGAACTCATCACTGTGTTGCCACAGATTCCCCCAAGTCCATTAATTTCATGCACAAAGTTCATCACCTTAAGCAAGTACACCAAGATATCCACTCACAGATTCCAAGCAACTTCTGATGTTCAAAGAGGTTTTTTAGGATGAGCTTCAATATTTGGCTACTCTAATACCCCTTAAATTTCCCAtagctatttttaaatggttgtccCTTTATAAGCACCCTTTAAATGGTCTAGTTTTCCACTGGCCATTTGTCAGGCCATTAGCTACCACCCAGAAGACAGAACACGTCATGTAATTCAGCACAGTGATACGATTTACGTTCACCTCGTCAATGAGAGTGACAGCATTACAGACAGGATAATGTCTGTTCACCTTCTAACCACCATCATAAACCAAACAGCTTTTTGGTCAATAGGGAGTTGCTTATAGGAcataacaaaaatgttcataggACCTTGTAGCCCTTCTGCAAGTCACTCAGGAGAAATCGGCTACCTGTACATGAATAAAACGTGTCCCTTCTTACATTGCCCCAGTGGCATATTCCTgcataaatattttccattttattctggAATGTTTTCGGCACTTTCTTCCCTTAGATGCTTCTGTGACATCATGCAATATGTTATTGATAGTTTAGGTTTCAGGATTATTTAATGCCATGAAGTCAGAGACCAGTCTCAATTAAAATCCAACAGAGAACAAATGATTTTGTCTTAAATGGAAATTTCCTACTCCAAAAACTGACTAATTTCTGCTTGGTAAAGCTCACAAAGCAATTGTACAGCTACTTTTTGGGTACAACAGTTTCTAACATTATTCATTGGAGTAGTAATCTCTTTTTGCTTAGCAGTTATCCTACATTATTTCAAATTAACAATGTGTGTTGTAGGCAATATTATTGGATATCGTTTAACCTGCTAAATCCATATCTTCTGAATTTACCTGCCCTCAGTTTTACAATACCAGCTAAGGAAATCTTCCCCAGTCAGATATTATATCCATTCCCagaactgttaaaagagacacaACCAGATGTGATATCATCAAcctggtgatgtaaacagctactgaaaatttctctccagagtttcagtgaaaaaaacagaccactctgaattgtttgaaactctgtaGGAGGATatggactggagaaggaccctgcagatgctgaattgaagaaagagaagaaatatcaggtaggaaacttctgtttCAGACCAGTGAGTCCTCAACCCTTACCTCACTCAGTCTCAGGGatacagaatcagcagacaggatccctcccaccagggacacagatttaaaaatctctcagcaGAGAAAAATACcatcactgtttgaagacccggtggacaggggaggacatttaaagtcccagatcagtgagggagaaagggagaagagacatggacagagactgcttccagccctgggtctgaaagcccttcctccAGCCTTGGGGTAgcagcagccatttccttgccttggagacagctgggGAGCTGGGCTGACTGAAGaggtactttgccacaggtggatcCCAACACCCAGGCAGATTTTGGCTGTCAAAATGAGGGCagaggaatcccacagtttcagctcacctaaTGACACCCTGTGCCCAGAAGCACAGCATCCTCTGAGGATGAGCACGTTGCCGAAGAGTGACATCTGCTGGATAGTCCGGAATGTGCAAGaaagtaaatacattttaaaagatgcctcagaccctttcttaggagcacaggagctggtctacaggCCCTGTAAGGAAACCTGGCTCTGTTTGGCTGAGAACTAGGGAAGACCCAAATATTAAAGAGgggctccaaaacaaacccaggtcttgctagctggtggaaaacagagcaccctGTAGGtgagcagatttgtattaccacacacagtgaact harbors:
- the LOC119519803 gene encoding olfactory receptor 5V1-like; protein product: MEVYNLTTIDEFILLGLSNLPEVRYPLLVLLAVIYQVTLLGNGTILFAIGTEKKLRTPMCYFLANLSLLDIFCPSTIIPKILENLLTEKQSISFIGCALQLYFLVALAGTEVFLLAVMAYDRSVAICFPLRYTLIMTKARCAQLMAGCWAAGFLNSLLHTVSTFRLSFCKSHRVDQYYCDIPPVVALSCSSTYVAEMLVLVEGGVLGTVPILITFISYMHIISTILKIRSSEGKRKAFSTCTSPLLVVGLFYGTLMFTYIHPSSNQHSPGRTRLISMLSSVITPLLNPIIYSLRNTEVKEAIKRFHVVPHVYSKHSVDKKNLVSTLLRIKS